The Micromonospora sp. WMMD961 genome has a segment encoding these proteins:
- a CDS encoding ABC transporter ATP-binding protein: protein MTVPTQADPPPEEEPELARWRGTATDPEADRSRAEDAAPEAVARLRGLSRALLADLLRPHRGRLAAAVGLLLAQNAAAMAGPYLVMIGIDRAIAPLRAGDPGPLITVAGAFAVASVTEYAARRGFLTLSARIGQAVLLDLRQRVFGHFLRLSVGFHERYTSGRMVSRLTSDLDSIAELVDGGIDSLVLAGLSILSVAAILLWLDLPLAAVTLFAFPFLFWLSRWFARASASAYRRTRDAVALVIVHFVESMRGIRAVQAFRREPRNQRIFVALGDDYRRTSLHAFRLIATYSPAIKLIGNVTVAVVLCYGGWRVLDGQTEIGVLAAFLLYLRRFFEPMQELSQFYNSLQSATAALEKLAGVLDERPGVAEPARPTPLPAGRGRGELTFQAVSFGYRAGTPILGGLELTVPAGQTVALIGPTGAGKSTIAKLVARFHDPDAGTVRLDGVDLRDVSDADLRRAVVLVTQENHLFSGTVAENIRFGRPSADDAAVQAAARAIGAHDFIAALPEGYATQVHRRGGRLSAGQRQLVAFARAFLADPTVLILDEATSSLDVPTERLVQRALGTILRDRTALVIAHRLSTVETADRVLVLDAGTVVEDGPPGVLAEADGRYAALHRQWRDSLI from the coding sequence GTGACCGTGCCGACGCAGGCCGACCCGCCGCCGGAGGAGGAGCCGGAGCTGGCCCGCTGGCGCGGAACCGCCACCGACCCGGAGGCCGACCGGAGCCGAGCCGAGGACGCCGCACCCGAGGCGGTGGCCCGACTGCGCGGGCTGAGCCGGGCACTGTTGGCCGACCTGCTCCGCCCGCACCGGGGACGACTCGCCGCCGCGGTCGGCCTGCTGCTGGCCCAGAACGCCGCCGCGATGGCCGGCCCGTACCTGGTCATGATCGGCATCGACCGGGCCATCGCGCCGCTGCGCGCCGGCGACCCGGGCCCACTGATCACCGTCGCCGGGGCGTTCGCGGTGGCCTCGGTGACCGAGTACGCGGCCCGCCGCGGCTTCCTCACCCTCTCCGCCCGGATCGGCCAGGCCGTCCTGCTGGACCTGCGGCAGCGGGTGTTCGGACACTTCCTGCGGCTGTCGGTCGGCTTCCACGAGCGGTACACCTCCGGCCGGATGGTCTCCCGGCTCACCAGTGACCTGGACTCGATCGCCGAGCTGGTCGACGGCGGCATCGACAGCCTGGTACTGGCCGGGCTGTCGATCCTGTCGGTGGCCGCCATCCTGCTCTGGCTGGACCTGCCGCTGGCCGCCGTGACGCTGTTCGCCTTCCCGTTCCTGTTCTGGCTCTCCCGCTGGTTCGCCCGGGCGTCGGCCAGCGCGTACCGCCGGACCCGGGACGCGGTCGCGCTGGTCATCGTGCACTTCGTCGAGTCGATGCGGGGCATCCGGGCGGTGCAGGCGTTCCGCCGGGAACCGCGCAACCAACGGATCTTCGTGGCGCTCGGCGACGACTACCGACGGACCAGCCTGCACGCGTTCCGGCTGATCGCCACGTACTCGCCCGCGATCAAGCTGATCGGCAACGTCACCGTGGCGGTGGTGCTCTGCTACGGCGGTTGGCGGGTGCTCGACGGGCAGACCGAGATCGGCGTGCTCGCCGCGTTCCTGCTCTACCTGCGCCGCTTCTTCGAGCCGATGCAGGAGCTGAGCCAGTTCTACAACTCGCTGCAGTCGGCCACCGCCGCGCTGGAAAAGCTGGCCGGGGTGCTCGACGAACGGCCGGGCGTCGCCGAGCCGGCCCGGCCCACACCGTTGCCGGCCGGGCGCGGACGCGGTGAGTTGACCTTCCAGGCGGTCTCCTTCGGGTACCGGGCGGGCACCCCGATCCTCGGCGGGCTGGAGCTGACCGTGCCGGCCGGGCAGACCGTGGCGCTGATCGGGCCGACCGGCGCGGGCAAGTCGACAATCGCCAAGCTGGTCGCCCGGTTCCATGACCCGGACGCCGGCACGGTCCGGCTCGACGGGGTGGACCTGCGCGACGTGAGCGACGCCGACCTGCGCCGGGCGGTGGTGTTGGTGACACAGGAGAACCACCTCTTCAGCGGGACCGTCGCGGAGAACATCCGGTTCGGCCGCCCGAGCGCCGACGACGCCGCGGTCCAGGCCGCCGCGCGGGCGATCGGCGCGCACGACTTCATCGCCGCCCTACCCGAGGGGTACGCCACCCAGGTGCACCGACGCGGCGGCCGGCTCTCCGCCGGGCAACGGCAGCTGGTCGCGTTCGCCCGGGCGTTCCTGGCCGACCCGACCGTGCTGATCCTGGACGAGGCGACGTCGTCGCTGGACGTGCCGACCGAGCGGTTGGTCCAGCGGGCACTCGGCACCATCCTGCGTGACCGCACCGCCCTGGTGATCGCACACCGACTCTCCACCGTGGAGACCGCCGACCGGGTGCTCGTCCTCGACGCCGGCACTGTCGTCGAGGACGGCCCACCCGGCGTGCTGGCCGAGGCCGACGGTCGGTACGCGGCCCTGCACCGCCAGTGGCGCGACTCGCTGATCTGA
- a CDS encoding ABC transporter ATP-binding protein encodes MTLIATQSLTKTYGGRVTALADLTVAVEPGIIGLVGANGAGKSTLIKILLGLIPPTSGQVSVLGIDPTADPAQVRARVGYMPEHDCLPPDLSAAELVTHLGRMSGLPRTAARERASEALRHVGLYEERYRPVGGYSTGMKQRVKLAQALVHDPDLLLLDEPTNGLDPAGRDAMLALVHRIGTEFGISVLVCSHLLGEVERICDTLIAIDGGKLLRADHISAMTSATDVLAVEVSEGTEELAARLAELQLPVARDGRLLLVPLADDGTYDLILGAVAELDLPLHRLDQRRHRVAELFATRELTHA; translated from the coding sequence GTGACACTGATCGCGACCCAGTCGCTCACCAAGACGTACGGAGGTCGGGTCACCGCGCTCGCCGACCTCACCGTCGCCGTCGAGCCCGGGATCATCGGCTTGGTGGGCGCGAACGGCGCCGGCAAATCCACGTTGATCAAGATCCTGCTCGGCCTGATCCCACCGACAAGTGGTCAGGTCTCGGTGCTCGGCATCGACCCGACCGCCGACCCGGCGCAGGTCCGCGCCCGGGTCGGCTACATGCCCGAGCACGACTGCCTTCCGCCGGACCTGTCCGCCGCCGAGCTGGTCACCCACCTCGGCCGGATGAGCGGTCTACCCCGCACCGCCGCCCGCGAGCGGGCGTCGGAGGCGCTGCGGCACGTCGGCCTCTACGAGGAGCGCTACCGCCCGGTCGGTGGCTACTCGACCGGCATGAAGCAACGCGTCAAGCTGGCCCAGGCGCTGGTGCACGACCCCGACCTGCTGCTGCTCGACGAGCCGACCAACGGCCTGGACCCGGCCGGCCGCGACGCCATGCTGGCCCTGGTGCACCGGATCGGCACCGAGTTCGGCATCTCCGTGCTGGTCTGCTCGCACCTGCTCGGCGAGGTGGAGCGGATCTGCGACACCCTGATCGCCATCGACGGCGGCAAACTGCTGCGCGCCGACCACATCTCCGCGATGACCTCGGCCACCGACGTGCTCGCCGTCGAGGTCAGCGAGGGCACCGAGGAGCTCGCCGCCCGGCTGGCCGAGCTGCAGCTGCCGGTGGCGCGGGACGGCCGACTGCTCCTCGTACCACTCGCCGACGACGGCACCTACGACCTGATCCTCGGCGCGGTCGCCGAACTGGACCTGCCCCTGCACCGACTGGACCAGCGCCGGCACCGGGTGGCCGAACTCTTCGCCACGAGGGAGCTCACCCATGCCTGA
- the cysC gene encoding adenylyl-sulfate kinase, with protein sequence MSNGWVLPDEVLRDAPAYTPRPGELADLELLLTGAYAPLTGFMTRADLVSVSRRGRLADGAPWQVAVTLQVPTSLAESFDPRDPARRALVLTDGEGAPAAALDVTDVWQVRDGIAGVGGPVRRLGDGGHGPFQRLRRNPEEVRALLPPGRVLGVIADRPLHRPQLAQIAHAARTLAAHLLVMIPVGEGGVGGLPPEALVRAIFAARDRMPPATVVAVPLSHRREEISDALLRARVSASYGVTHLLSTGEMLSGAGLRVLVPRELAYDNRDGQWRWREDIPPRNRRLALTQQEIDDLLDRGFPLPEWHTPPAVARELARARPPRRHRGLVVFMTGLSGSGKSTIARGLADALRESGDRTVTLLDGDVVRRELSAGLGFSKADRDLNVRRIGWVAAEVARHRGVGICCPIAPYAAARATAREMALAAGAGFVLVHVATPLEVCERRDRKGLYARARAGLLTGMTGIDDPYEEPTDADLVLDTTDMSVADAVQAVLHHLTETGWVELKIASA encoded by the coding sequence ATGAGCAACGGTTGGGTGCTGCCCGACGAGGTGCTGCGGGACGCACCGGCGTACACGCCGCGTCCGGGTGAGCTCGCGGATCTTGAGCTGCTGCTGACCGGCGCGTACGCCCCTCTGACCGGTTTCATGACCCGCGCCGATCTGGTCTCGGTGAGTCGACGCGGCCGGCTGGCCGATGGTGCGCCGTGGCAGGTCGCGGTGACGCTCCAGGTGCCGACCTCCCTGGCCGAGAGCTTCGATCCGCGGGACCCGGCGCGCCGGGCGTTGGTGCTGACCGACGGCGAGGGCGCCCCGGCGGCTGCCCTGGACGTGACCGACGTCTGGCAGGTGCGCGACGGCATCGCCGGCGTCGGTGGCCCGGTCCGGCGGCTGGGCGACGGTGGCCATGGCCCGTTCCAGCGGCTGCGCCGCAACCCGGAGGAGGTCCGGGCGCTGCTGCCCCCGGGCCGGGTGCTCGGGGTCATCGCCGATCGGCCGCTGCACCGTCCGCAGCTCGCCCAGATCGCCCATGCCGCCCGCACGTTGGCCGCGCACCTGCTGGTGATGATCCCGGTCGGTGAGGGCGGCGTCGGTGGGCTCCCGCCGGAGGCACTGGTACGCGCCATCTTCGCCGCCCGGGACCGGATGCCGCCGGCGACCGTGGTCGCGGTGCCCCTGTCGCACCGACGTGAGGAGATCAGCGATGCGCTGCTGCGCGCCCGGGTCTCCGCGTCGTACGGGGTGACCCACCTGCTCTCCACCGGGGAGATGCTCTCCGGCGCCGGGCTGCGGGTGCTGGTGCCGCGTGAACTCGCCTACGACAACCGGGACGGGCAGTGGCGCTGGCGGGAGGACATCCCACCGCGTAACCGCCGGCTCGCCCTGACCCAGCAGGAGATCGACGACCTGCTCGACCGAGGTTTCCCGCTGCCGGAGTGGCACACTCCGCCGGCCGTGGCGAGGGAGCTGGCCCGGGCCCGACCGCCGCGCCGGCACCGAGGGCTGGTGGTCTTCATGACCGGCCTCTCCGGGTCGGGCAAGTCGACGATCGCCCGAGGGCTGGCGGACGCCCTGCGGGAGAGCGGCGACCGCACGGTGACCCTGCTCGACGGGGACGTGGTGCGCCGGGAGCTCTCCGCCGGGCTGGGTTTCAGCAAGGCCGACCGGGATCTCAACGTCCGGCGGATCGGTTGGGTGGCAGCCGAGGTCGCCCGGCACCGTGGGGTGGGCATCTGCTGCCCGATCGCCCCGTACGCGGCCGCCCGCGCCACGGCCCGGGAGATGGCCCTGGCCGCCGGGGCGGGGTTCGTGCTGGTGCACGTGGCCACCCCGCTGGAGGTGTGCGAGCGCCGGGACCGCAAGGGCCTGTACGCGCGAGCACGCGCGGGCCTGCTCACCGGGATGACCGGCATCGACGACCCGTACGAGGAGCCGACCGACGCCGACCTGGTGCTCGACACCACCGACATGAGCGTGGCGGACGCGGTGCAGGCGGTGCTTCATCACCTGACCGAGACCGGCTGGGTGGAGTTGAAGATCGCGTCGGCCTGA
- the valS gene encoding valine--tRNA ligase translates to MTDTARTARAGVPERPTLDGLEESWARRWQEEGTYAFDRSRERKDVYAIDTPPPTVSGELHMGHVFSYTHTDTVARYQRMRGKAVFYPMGWDDNGLPTERRVQNVYGVRCDPALSYDPVWRPPAAPVDDAARRDPTPISRRNFIELCERLTVTDEQAFEALWRRLGLSVDWSLTYTTIGRIARATSQRAFVRNVLRGEAYQAEAPTLWDVGFATAVAQAELEDRERPGAYHRLRFTAPGGREVLIDTTRPELLPACVALVCHPDDERYADLVGGTARSPLFDVEVPVYSHPLADPAKGTGVAMVCTFGDLTDVTWWRELGLATRVVIGRDGRLLPEPPAGVPAQPYAALAGQTVNGARREIVGLLGDTGDLIGEPRPITHPVKFYERGDRPLEIVSTRQWYLRNGGRDAALRATLLARGGELHWVPAHMKHRYDNWVGGLTGDWLVSRQRFFGVPVPVWYRLDDTGEPDWSHPLTPDESALPVDPSSDPAPGYEESQRGYPGGFIGDPDVLDTWATSSLTPQIVGGWETDPDLFARVFPMDLRPQGQEIIRTWLFDSVVRAHFEHGVLPWRDAVLSGWILDPDRKKMAKSKGNVVTPLALLEQHGSDAVRYWAASGKPGMDLAFDPAQIKIGRRLATKLLNASKFALGLGAADALRAPHDSSNSARLTPRRDLELPATAPLDRAMLAELATVVTAASTAFDSYDHTAALQVTEAFFWRFCDDYIELVKERAYGTGAGADSARAGLASALSVQLRLFAPFLPYVTEEVWSWWRYGSVHRAPWPTTYEVARTIEGSGEPALLRLAGDALSQVRRAKSERKLSMKAEVPLAEALGPAALLEQLTLVADDLRAAGRIAKLDLLPDRTPELVIACAF, encoded by the coding sequence ATGACCGACACGGCGAGGACGGCCCGCGCCGGCGTTCCCGAGCGTCCGACCCTGGACGGGCTCGAGGAGAGCTGGGCGCGCCGCTGGCAGGAGGAGGGCACGTACGCGTTCGACCGCTCACGGGAGCGGAAGGACGTGTACGCGATCGACACCCCTCCGCCGACCGTATCGGGCGAGCTGCACATGGGGCACGTCTTCTCGTACACGCACACCGACACCGTGGCGCGCTACCAGCGGATGCGCGGCAAGGCCGTCTTCTACCCGATGGGCTGGGACGACAACGGCCTGCCCACCGAGCGTCGCGTGCAGAACGTGTACGGGGTGCGCTGCGATCCGGCGCTGTCGTACGACCCGGTGTGGCGGCCACCGGCGGCCCCGGTCGACGACGCGGCCCGCCGTGACCCCACCCCGATCTCCCGGCGCAACTTCATCGAGCTGTGCGAACGGCTGACGGTCACCGACGAGCAGGCCTTCGAGGCCCTGTGGCGGCGGCTCGGGCTCTCGGTGGACTGGTCGTTGACGTACACGACGATCGGCCGGATCGCCCGGGCCACCAGCCAACGGGCGTTCGTGCGCAACGTGCTGCGCGGTGAGGCGTACCAGGCGGAGGCGCCGACGTTGTGGGACGTGGGCTTCGCCACCGCGGTCGCCCAGGCGGAGTTGGAGGACCGGGAGCGCCCCGGCGCCTACCACCGGCTGCGGTTCACCGCGCCCGGCGGGCGTGAGGTGCTCATCGACACCACCCGACCCGAGCTGTTGCCGGCCTGCGTGGCGCTGGTCTGCCACCCCGACGACGAGCGGTACGCCGACCTGGTGGGCGGCACGGCGCGCAGCCCGTTGTTCGACGTCGAGGTGCCGGTGTATTCCCACCCGCTCGCCGACCCCGCCAAGGGCACCGGCGTGGCGATGGTCTGCACGTTCGGTGACCTGACCGACGTGACCTGGTGGCGTGAGCTGGGGCTGGCGACGCGGGTGGTGATCGGGCGGGACGGGCGGCTGCTCCCCGAGCCGCCGGCCGGGGTGCCGGCCCAGCCGTACGCGGCGCTGGCCGGGCAGACCGTCAACGGCGCCCGCCGGGAGATCGTCGGCCTGCTGGGCGATACGGGTGACCTGATCGGTGAGCCGCGCCCGATCACCCACCCGGTGAAGTTCTACGAACGCGGCGACCGGCCACTGGAGATCGTCTCGACTCGACAGTGGTATCTGCGCAACGGCGGCCGGGATGCCGCGCTGCGGGCGACGCTGCTGGCCCGGGGCGGGGAGCTGCACTGGGTGCCGGCGCACATGAAGCACCGCTACGACAACTGGGTGGGCGGTCTGACCGGTGACTGGCTGGTCAGCCGGCAACGCTTCTTCGGCGTGCCGGTGCCGGTGTGGTACCGGCTCGACGACACTGGCGAGCCGGACTGGTCCCACCCTCTCACGCCGGACGAGTCCGCGCTGCCGGTTGACCCGTCCAGTGATCCGGCACCCGGCTACGAGGAGTCGCAACGCGGTTATCCGGGCGGCTTCATCGGTGACCCGGACGTGTTGGACACCTGGGCCACCTCGTCGTTGACCCCGCAGATCGTCGGTGGTTGGGAGACCGACCCGGACCTGTTCGCCCGGGTCTTCCCGATGGATCTCCGGCCGCAGGGGCAGGAGATCATCCGGACCTGGCTCTTCGACAGCGTGGTCCGCGCACACTTCGAACACGGGGTGCTGCCCTGGCGGGACGCCGTGCTCTCCGGCTGGATCCTCGACCCGGACCGGAAGAAGATGGCCAAGTCCAAGGGCAACGTGGTCACCCCGCTGGCGCTGCTGGAGCAGCACGGCTCGGACGCCGTGCGCTACTGGGCGGCCAGTGGCAAGCCCGGCATGGACCTGGCCTTCGACCCGGCGCAGATCAAGATCGGCCGGCGGCTGGCCACCAAGCTGCTCAACGCGTCCAAGTTCGCGCTCGGGCTGGGTGCGGCGGACGCACTACGCGCCCCGCACGACAGCTCCAACTCGGCGCGTCTGACGCCACGCCGTGACCTGGAGCTGCCGGCCACCGCCCCACTGGACCGGGCCATGCTCGCCGAGCTGGCCACCGTGGTCACCGCCGCGAGCACCGCCTTCGACTCGTACGACCACACGGCGGCGTTGCAGGTCACCGAGGCGTTCTTCTGGCGGTTCTGCGACGACTACATCGAGCTGGTCAAGGAGCGCGCGTACGGCACCGGCGCGGGGGCCGACTCGGCGCGGGCGGGGCTGGCCTCGGCGCTGTCGGTGCAGCTACGACTGTTCGCCCCGTTCCTGCCCTACGTGACCGAGGAGGTCTGGTCGTGGTGGCGGTACGGCTCCGTGCACCGTGCGCCGTGGCCGACCACCTACGAGGTGGCCCGGACGATCGAGGGGTCGGGTGAGCCGGCTCTGTTGCGCCTCGCCGGCGACGCGTTGAGTCAGGTGCGGCGGGCCAAGTCGGAGCGGAAGCTGTCGATGAAGGCGGAGGTGCCGCTGGCCGAGGCGCTCGGCCCCGCGGCGCTCCTGGAGCAGCTCACCCTGGTCGCCGACGACCTGCGCGCGGCGGGTCGGATCGCCAAACTCGACCTGCTCCCCGACCGAACCCCGGAGCTGGTCATCGCCTGCGCCTTCTGA
- a CDS encoding ABC transporter permease subunit: protein MPEPSAAAVRTAPTGVIHDIGYQRYQGPRLGRRQVFGALYLHGLRTAFGFGRSAKAKIFPWLVVGIVTLVAVALAAIRSQTGEVVATYAQFADAMSWLVIFFVAVVAPELVSRDLRSGVLPLYFSRPLPRADYALAKLLALVTALWLLLGGPQLVMFLGGAFTTKDGMRGVWNELLDLLPGLLYAGLWAVVFASIGLLVASLTGKRAFAAGGVVAVFLMTTPIVGVLSILPSRTANELAGLASPSTLVQGVGIWSLGDLLVEGDPGEMMIGGFGPVYALAAVLLVAGATALLLARYRKVAS, encoded by the coding sequence ATGCCTGAGCCGTCCGCAGCCGCCGTGCGCACCGCGCCGACAGGCGTCATCCACGACATCGGCTACCAGCGCTACCAGGGCCCGAGGCTGGGCCGCCGCCAGGTCTTCGGCGCCCTCTACCTGCACGGGCTGCGCACCGCGTTCGGCTTCGGGCGCAGCGCCAAGGCCAAGATCTTCCCCTGGTTGGTGGTCGGCATCGTGACCCTGGTCGCGGTGGCCCTGGCCGCGATCCGCAGCCAGACCGGCGAAGTGGTCGCCACGTACGCCCAGTTCGCCGACGCGATGAGCTGGCTGGTCATCTTCTTCGTCGCGGTCGTCGCTCCGGAGCTGGTCTCTCGGGACCTGCGCAGCGGGGTGCTGCCGCTGTACTTCTCCCGGCCGCTACCGCGCGCCGACTACGCGCTGGCCAAGCTGCTGGCCCTGGTGACGGCGCTCTGGCTGCTGCTCGGTGGGCCGCAGTTGGTGATGTTCCTGGGCGGCGCGTTCACCACCAAGGACGGCATGCGCGGGGTCTGGAACGAGCTGCTCGACCTGTTGCCCGGGCTGCTCTACGCCGGGCTGTGGGCGGTGGTCTTCGCCTCGATCGGGCTGCTGGTCGCGTCGCTGACCGGCAAGCGCGCCTTCGCCGCTGGCGGGGTCGTCGCGGTCTTCCTGATGACGACCCCGATCGTCGGGGTGCTGAGCATCCTGCCGTCGCGTACCGCCAACGAGCTGGCCGGGCTCGCCTCGCCGTCCACACTGGTGCAGGGAGTCGGCATCTGGTCGTTGGGCGACCTGTTGGTCGAGGGCGATCCGGGCGAGATGATGATCGGCGGGTTCGGCCCGGTCTACGCCCTGGCCGCGGTGCTGCTGGTCGCCGGCGCGACCGCCCTCCTGCTGGCCCGCTACCGGAAGGTTGCCTCCTGA
- a CDS encoding DeoR/GlpR family DNA-binding transcription regulator, giving the protein MLAQQRQAAILERVRSTGGVRVSELATEFGVSDMTIRRDLEALHERGLLAKVHGGATTAGPSSTDEPGFHAKSVRQLPEKAAIADHAAHLVHPGAAVALSAGTTTAELARRLVDVPGLTVVTNSLPVAEILHAGGRPDQTVVLTGGVRTPSDALVGPLAVGAVRSLHLDLLFLGVHGITERAGFTTPNLMEAETDRALVAAADRLVVLADHTKWGTVGISSIVELAAAHVLVSDDRLPPPARRVLGEQVGELIMVKATGAGRATRTPTSEGTAQ; this is encoded by the coding sequence ATGCTCGCTCAGCAGCGGCAGGCGGCCATCCTGGAGCGGGTCCGGTCGACCGGCGGCGTCCGGGTCAGCGAGCTGGCCACCGAGTTCGGCGTCTCCGACATGACCATCCGGCGCGACCTGGAGGCACTGCACGAGCGCGGCCTACTGGCCAAGGTGCACGGCGGCGCCACGACAGCCGGACCGAGCTCGACCGACGAGCCGGGCTTCCACGCCAAGTCGGTCCGTCAGTTGCCGGAGAAGGCCGCCATCGCGGACCACGCCGCCCACCTGGTGCACCCCGGCGCCGCGGTCGCCCTCTCCGCCGGCACCACCACCGCCGAGCTGGCCCGCAGGCTGGTGGACGTGCCCGGCCTGACCGTGGTGACCAACTCCCTGCCGGTGGCCGAGATCCTGCACGCCGGCGGTCGACCGGACCAGACAGTGGTGCTCACCGGAGGCGTACGCACGCCGTCGGACGCGTTGGTCGGCCCCCTCGCGGTCGGGGCGGTCCGGTCGCTGCACCTGGACCTGCTCTTCCTGGGCGTGCACGGCATCACCGAACGTGCCGGCTTCACCACCCCGAACCTGATGGAGGCGGAGACCGACCGGGCGCTCGTGGCCGCCGCGGACCGGCTGGTGGTGCTCGCCGACCACACCAAGTGGGGCACCGTGGGCATCTCCTCGATCGTCGAGCTGGCTGCGGCACACGTACTGGTCAGCGACGACCGGTTGCCCCCACCCGCCCGACGGGTACTCGGCGAACAGGTGGGCGAATTGATCATGGTGAAGGCAACAGGGGCGGGCCGCGCGACGCGCACGCCGACGAGTGAGGGGACGGCGCAGTGA
- a CDS encoding ABC transporter permease: MSTVTWITARGLFGRRRFLLLLPLPLVLLGLAALCRSLGVDPGEWGPPVLVGLGLAVVLPVVALIVGTGVLGAEIDDGTVVHILTKPLPRWQIVLPKLAVAAGVSAATVALPLYVAGVLADSVRLGLALAVAAALGALAYSALFLALSLVTRRPVLLGLVYVLIWEGLLGNFVSGTKVLSIQQYVIALADRLAPTGLLETSVSVPVASVMTALVSVGFTVLAIDRLRSFSVAGETS, from the coding sequence ATGTCGACCGTTACCTGGATCACCGCACGCGGGCTGTTCGGCCGGCGTCGGTTCCTGCTGCTGCTCCCGTTGCCGTTGGTGCTGCTCGGGCTGGCCGCGCTCTGCCGGTCGCTGGGGGTGGACCCGGGCGAGTGGGGGCCGCCGGTGCTGGTCGGCCTCGGGCTGGCCGTGGTGCTGCCGGTGGTCGCGCTGATCGTCGGCACGGGCGTGCTGGGCGCCGAGATCGACGACGGCACTGTCGTGCACATCCTGACCAAGCCGCTGCCGCGCTGGCAGATCGTGCTGCCGAAGCTCGCGGTGGCCGCCGGGGTCAGCGCGGCCACCGTCGCGCTGCCGCTCTACGTCGCGGGCGTGCTCGCTGATTCGGTACGCCTCGGACTGGCGTTGGCCGTCGCGGCGGCGCTCGGCGCGCTGGCGTACTCGGCGCTGTTCCTCGCGCTCAGCCTGGTCACCAGGCGGCCGGTGCTGCTCGGCCTGGTCTACGTGCTCATCTGGGAGGGCCTGCTGGGCAACTTCGTCAGCGGCACCAAGGTGCTCTCCATCCAGCAGTACGTGATCGCGCTCGCCGACCGGCTCGCCCCCACCGGGCTGCTGGAGACCAGCGTGTCGGTGCCGGTGGCGTCGGTGATGACCGCGCTGGTCAGCGTCGGTTTCACGGTGCTGGCCATCGACCGTCTGCGGTCGTTCAGCGTGGCCGGCGAGACGAGCTGA
- a CDS encoding ABC transporter ATP-binding protein — MSTLSLTGVSRWYGNVVAVNDISMALGAGVTGLLGPNGAGKTTLLHMMAGFLAPSRGTVTLGDQPTWRNPDVYRRLGLVSEREAVQGFLTAYEFVLASAKLHRLPDPAAAARRAIDLVELESAQDRRIGTYSKGMRQRARVAAAMVHDPQVLLLDEPFNGMDPRQRLHMMQLLHSLGDAGRTILFSSHILEEVEQVSGTVQVMVAGRLAASGDFRTIRRLMTNRPHVFAVRSTNDRALAVALIAEPSVSGVELDPTGLTVRAGDYGAFTRALPRIALKQGIRVRQLVPSDESLESVFSYLVEA, encoded by the coding sequence ATGAGCACGCTGAGCCTGACCGGGGTGTCCCGGTGGTACGGCAACGTGGTCGCGGTCAACGACATCAGCATGGCCCTGGGGGCGGGCGTGACCGGGCTGCTCGGCCCGAACGGCGCCGGCAAGACCACCCTGCTGCACATGATGGCCGGTTTCCTCGCCCCGTCGCGCGGCACGGTCACGCTCGGCGACCAGCCGACCTGGCGCAACCCCGACGTCTACCGGCGGCTGGGGCTGGTCAGTGAACGGGAGGCGGTGCAGGGTTTCCTCACCGCGTACGAGTTCGTGCTGGCCAGCGCGAAGCTGCACCGGCTGCCCGACCCGGCGGCGGCGGCCCGGCGGGCGATCGACCTGGTGGAGCTGGAGTCGGCGCAGGACCGCCGGATCGGCACCTACTCCAAGGGCATGCGGCAGCGGGCCCGGGTGGCCGCCGCGATGGTGCACGACCCGCAGGTGCTGCTGCTCGACGAGCCGTTCAACGGGATGGACCCGCGCCAGCGGCTGCACATGATGCAGCTGCTGCACAGCCTGGGCGACGCCGGCCGGACCATCCTGTTCAGCTCGCACATCCTGGAGGAGGTCGAGCAGGTCTCCGGGACGGTGCAGGTGATGGTGGCCGGGCGGTTGGCGGCCTCCGGCGACTTCCGGACCATCCGCCGGTTGATGACCAATCGCCCGCACGTGTTCGCGGTGCGGTCGACGAACGACCGGGCGCTTGCCGTCGCGCTGATCGCCGAGCCGTCGGTCAGCGGGGTCGAGTTGGACCCCACCGGCCTGACCGTGCGGGCCGGTGACTACGGCGCCTTCACCCGGGCGCTACCCCGGATCGCGCTCAAGCAAGGCATCCGGGTGCGCCAACTGGTGCCGTCCGACGAGTCTCTGGAGAGCGTCTTCTCCTACCTGGTGGAGGCCTGA